GTCCGGGACCGGGAACACGATGAATCAGGGCAGGTCCAGGAGTATCCGGCAGGGGCGCAACCTGCCTGAAGTGCGGGCCGACAACCTCAGCGTGGTGGTGGAGGCCCTGCAGAAGTTGCAGCCGATTTCCCGCAGCGCCCTGGCAGACGCAACTGGACTCACGGCGGCCAGCATCACGCACATGGTGAACGAACTCACAGCCTTTGACCTGCTGGTGGAAGTGCCCTCGAACGAGCGTCAGGTGGGCCGGCGGCCTACCCTGCTCTCGTTCAACCGGCAGCGTGGCCAGTTGATCGGCATCGAGGTCTCACGCACCCGGATCCACGCGATCCGCTCGGACTTCAGCGGTCAAGCGCTGGCCCACCTGGAGCGGCCATTCCGGCCCACAGCTTCTGTTAAGAAAGGGCTGACGGCCATTGGCGACGTCATCGCAGAACTGATTGATCCCCTGCTGCCCCTGCTGGGCATCGGCGTGGGCATCCCCGGCCCCGTCAACAGCACCCTGGGCATCGTGATTGAGCCTCCAAATTTTGGCAAGTGGCGCAATGTCTCCCTGGCCGACGCCCTGAGCGAACGGTTCGGCGTCCCCTGCTGGCTGGATGACGATGCCAAAGCGGCGGCTTACGGGGAACGCTGGTACGGTGCCGGGCGCCATGAGGAGACGCTGCTGTACATCTCACTGC
The genomic region above belongs to Deinococcus humi and contains:
- a CDS encoding ROK family protein, with translation MKRRVTQGRPNRPDVRPRGQGTMAQDGYSQALSGTGNTMNQGRSRSIRQGRNLPEVRADNLSVVVEALQKLQPISRSALADATGLTAASITHMVNELTAFDLLVEVPSNERQVGRRPTLLSFNRQRGQLIGIEVSRTRIHAIRSDFSGQALAHLERPFRPTASVKKGLTAIGDVIAELIDPLLPLLGIGVGIPGPVNSTLGIVIEPPNFGKWRNVSLADALSERFGVPCWLDDDAKAAAYGERWYGAGRHEETLLYISLRSGVGAGLIVGDRVYRGAHELAGEIGHTTIHVDGPLCECGNRGCLETLVSIPAIMQEARRLGLDIAEPGDLHRLALAGDTVAQNIKDRVYLYLLAALVNAVNHYDPAVIVLGGQLVRSWPDLTATLARNVKGRSFGYLSQDVRVVESLLAADASALGAVAIAIHHILRDPGQTLPDTPVTGLHIDGPELRAP